From Zea mays cultivar B73 chromosome 3, Zm-B73-REFERENCE-NAM-5.0, whole genome shotgun sequence:
TAGGAAAGGGACACGTGAAGCCGCGCGCTTGTCGCTTAGCACTTGGAAGCACGCCCAAACTTTGATGCGCGGAATATTTGATGTGGAAAGCGGGGCAGGGCATATGCATATGCACCAGCACCAGCaaacatctctctctctctctctctctctctatgactagttagagagagagagagatcatCCCTATGCTCGCTCTGCGCTGCGCTGCGCCATTCCATTACACAGTGGGTGCAACACTGCATTGCACGCTTGCTCCCCATATCAGCTCAGCTCTCGCCTCTCCCCCTAGCAGCAGCCAACAACAGCTTTAGCACCACCACCATTCGATCACATGCCAACAGTGCCACCCCCATAGTACAGTATTGTAGAGGAACTAGGGTACTGTACGGCTGCTATACCTACCAGACAGGTCAGCAACGGCCTACTAGTACAGCAGTAAAGAGTAAAAACACGCGCTATTATCCTAAGTTCTTATATAGTACTAGCTCCATTTTCTTTTATTTGATGCATGATAGTTCAATTTTACACTAACAAAtgtcaaaaataaataaataaaatcagAGGGAGTACTATGGgtgtgtttggcatggctctgctccaccccagagcagctctactctaaaactctgggtggagcagctctgctccagagtttagattgtttctcataaccagtggcaatggcgggtaaataactcaaaactccatgactaggttgcttttttggagttttcagagcagcaaaagaggtactccaaaaaaTTGTACTGCAGCTCCAAAAACTCCATAGAGTTTACAACTCTAGAGTTAGGGTGTTTGGCATGCTCTGGCCAGCTCCCCTTAGAGTTTTGCTCTGGAGCCATGCCAAACAGGCCCTATATCTTCAAGATGTCTACGTACCTAGAGCGCGTGTTAATTAGAGGGATGTGTTTGGTTTGAAAAAATCAATTCATTCTACATTAGATGATACATCATGCATGAGTTTATCTATTCCAGAAActaaacaaaaaaaaaacaagaAGTGAGAGAAGATGGAATACATAATTCCTCGAACTAAACACCCCCTTAGCGTTTCATTTTATGACAAAACAGAAGGAAACTGAAGCCCATATGCATGGCCTTGTACCTAGCAACAGAGAGAGATCCTAACGACATGATGATGTGTCAATTTGAAACTCGGAAACAAACATTTGCTCCCCCCTGCTGTCCGCGCAAAAAAGGCTGCCATGAAATCATGGAGATTCCCCAAAACAAGACAAGGAGCTAGCTAGGGGGGTCGTCGAAATGCAACCATATGTATGTAACGATCACCGAGGCAGCGCCAAAAGCGAAAGGAACCCTTTGCTCCTTCTACGTGTGCAATCATGCCTAGCTGTACATGGATGGGAAGTAAGAAATGGTGAactaccacagcagcagcagtgagagaggagaagcaagaGAGCACACAGCTACTTCGATTCTAGGAGTTGTCTACTTGATCTGTAGTACAtgttaagtaagattacctaaTGCAATGCCCATTCCTTTTTCACCTACGATAATCTATTCTATACTATTCAACAGGGTGTTTTTTCCCTCAGGACACACACTCATGGAGGTGCTcatcagtggagcagagatgtgTCTGTAGTATATCTTCATCATCTATCCTACCACATCATCTATCTCAAACTTTACTCAGCAAACAATATAATCTACCTTGTAAATTTACTATTTTATACGTTCTATTGCGGACAGCCTAACAACAAGACTAGCAACTTTACATGATGTCAAGGCGTTTTCAATGTCTCAGCTGCTAATGCAGCAATGGAGCACGAAATCACTGTTGTGCATAATTATATTGGTTTTCTCTTTTTTATTAGAAAAAAAAATAGTTGGCTTTCTCGTAGAGCAGAAGCAATATATATACTACTAGCAAAGTGCTCATACGTCGCTACGGATTTCAAATATGCTTATTGAGTAGAGTATAAAACATAAAGACATGTGTTGTGTTGGCTAGATAGGTGTGAATGTAGGTTTAGAGCCAAGTTCTAATCTTCATTTGTGTATACTTTTAGCTTTTTGCCGTTTAAATGTGGGGAAGCAGACAACGGTGATCGATGAAAAAAAATTTGATGCTTTATATAGTAGAGACTGTCGGTGTGGCTGTGTATATAAAAATAAAAGATTGTGGCACCTGCCTCAAGGCGTCTTAATATAAGCTTAATTATGTAAGCAAAAGGTCAAGTTGTCATTCCCTCTATGTACCAAAAAAACAATATTACACTCAACTCACATTGGTGACCAGTGACAGTGCATGCACAGACTACATATATTCAAGATTACCCATTAAGTTTATTAAAAGGTAAAGGAAATAGATGGAGTACATTCATATAAGAAAATGCAATTAAAATATCGATACGCCACCGTAACAAGACTATTAAGAAATCCAACAAACATCATTCCGACTAAGTAACGGTTTAATATGTCAATTCACATTGATACATATCCCATAAAAATCCATGAATAATAAGAAAACTTCAGAGTTCTTAACTCCTAATTTCTTAAAAAGATAATAACTGTAGCCGGTAACATATCACATTTTCTTCGTTAATTTCTATGCGGCATATAACAGGTTCAGTTTCATGCGTAATAACTTCACATCATTTGAAATGACACTTCAACAGTAGAGGGAACTTGAACTTGAGTAGTACGTAGTAGAGCTTCTCGTACAAATTAGCTACGAAGCTTTACAGATTAAGTAGCTACATACTACAAACACATGCATATATTCTGGCTAAGAACACGGATTGTTGACTATGATATATAAATAATAGCAAAAACATTCCATATATATATTGCACCTCTTGAATGAATGAAGTTTATATATAAGAACTGAAATGCCCATAACCGTAGTACACCCCCAAATGAACATCAAAATAAGAGCCAAGCAAAAAAGTGAAGTGGATTCGATCGATGATCCGACTTACCCAATATGATCGAGCAAAGTCCATGCATGCGTACGTGCTGCAGCTCATTCAGAATATATATAGTAATGATTCATCCATATATGGCGAGCTGCCATGATGATGTATTGTACTGATCAGTACTGACGACGATGCCATGACGATGTAATGATGTCTAGACTAGACATGCCACTGCTTGCTGCTCGGGTGGTGGTGCCCTTGCTCGTACGCCGCCGGCGACGCCGACGACATGCAGGGGTCGAAACCGGCCATGCTGAGTATGTCGCCGTGGGAGAAGGCCCTCAGCCCCAAGAAGTCCCTGGTGAGGCCTTCATTGCCGCCTCCGGCCGCTACGGCGGCGGCATTGCCGCTGCCATTGCCGGCGTCGCGATCAGCCGGCCGGGTGGTCCTCTCCTCCGCTCCAAAGTGATGTGGTGACCCGAAGCCGAGGGCACCAGCAGCGCCAGTGCCAGGCACGTTGCTTGCAGCAGCTGCTGCGGCGTTGGCGGTGCCAGTGCCAGCATTGGTGGTGCTGCTGCTGTGAGTGCCCGCCATCTGTCCCTGGTTCGACGGTCGGCTCAGCGTTGCACCCATCTGCGCTGCTTTCTGCAGCAGCGCGGTCGCCGACATGTGCGCCGAGGCCGCCGCTCCACCGGCGGCGGACGGCGAGAACCCGACGAAGCCGCTGAGGCCCGCCGTGCTCTCCGTTGTGGAGTTCCCCATGTACTCCTGCTGGTCTAGCGGCCTCGCCAATCCGAACACGGCCGATCCGGGCAGCTCCAGCTCCTGCTGGTGATGTTGCGCCGTGAGCCACGACGACGgcgcgaactgctgctgctgctgctgctctctCTTCAGGCACAGCTCTTGCAACGACATGCCGTGGCCGCCGCCCAGCGTCTGCGACGGGTCAAGCACGCCTGGCGGCAGGTGTAACCCCGCGCCGCCGTCGCCCCCGCCGGCGGCCTGCGAGAAGAGCATCCCGGCCGGTCCCGGATGGTGCTGGCCCGCGACCGCCGCGGCGGCGGTCACCGCCCTCGCGCTCTCCTCCGCGAGCGCGTCGCAGAAGGCCCTGTGCGTGATGAAGCTGTCCCTCCTGCACGCGACGCAACCATGCAGTGCACAGGACACGGATCATTTCATTAATTGCAAGCACCGTACCAGCAgatagagaggagaggagaggaggacCATGGGCGGGCGACGTGGGAAGGAAAGGGAACCTTGAGAAGAGGGTGCCGCAGTCGCATCGGTACTCGCGCGTGCCGCACACCTTGGAGTGCGCCTTCCAGTCGGATTGCACGGCGTAGCGCTTGGCGCAGCGGTCGCACTTCCACTTCTTCTCGCCGTGCTTGCGGCTGAAATGCTTCTTGATGCCGGTGAGGtcgccgagggcgcgcgcggggtcgTGGTGCACGCAGCCGGGCTCCGGGCACACGTACACCTTCTTGCGCACCACCTCCTTTGGGTTGCGCTGCTTGAGCTTCCACGGCAGGTTGTGGCCGCGCCGGTGCAGCTGCAGGTTCTGGTCGCGCTGGAACCCCTTGCCGCACACCTCGCACACGTAGCGGTTCGTAGCCATCAGCGTCCGCGGCGACAGCGCGATGACCTCCGCGTCCGGGTCTGCGCGCGGCGCCGAATCAGATGGATAGATAGATAGACAGACAGACAGACAACAAATTCAGGTGAGCACAGTCGTCGATCCACTCCATCACAACATGCATCGGTCGAGACGGAAACCATGGTAGGTGCATGAATTACTGAATCGACAGATCGGGAAACGGCTGACCTGGATTCCCGGGGAGGCTGCGCTTCTTCTTGGCGGGAGGCGGGACGGGGTGGGACGAGACGCTGGCCTGGTCGCCGGAGGCGGAGGTCAAGTTAGacatgttctcgtcggcggcggccgCGGCCAGCTGCTGCTGGTGGTGATGCTGCTGAATTGCTGCCAGATCCTTGAGCATCATCTCCCCGATCGATCGATGACAATAAGATCAGATCCCTCACACTCCTGAATCCGGACGACGATGTgatgggtggtggtggtggtggatcaGATCAGCATCAGCTTGCGAGCGCGCATGCAGGCAGCTAGGGTGCTGTCAGAATTGAAGCGGAACAGGCAGCAGCAGGATCAGATCTCACGGGCGGGCGGCTTTGGGCGACCCGATCATGTGCAGTGTGCAGCCGTCGTGGTGCGTGGTGGTACTTGCAGTTGCACCCAGATCAGCTAGTGCCTGTCCTGCTCCTGCAGCAGTGGGGACTGGGGGCTCAGGCACTCAGCTCGGGACTGCCGGACTGGGGACGGAAGGACGCCTAGGCCGCAGCTATCCTCCCCTTGAATCTCAAGGGGACGACTTGCTGGTACGTCGGGCTAGCAGTACCACCACAGCGCCATGGAATTAATTGGTGCCGTGCACGGACGGACGGGTGGAGTGGAGTGGTCAGGAGCTAGCTCGCTGCCTCAGCTAGTTAAGCTGATCGATTGGAGTGGAGGAAGAAGACGATAGATGTAAGGGACCTGCTGCGTGGTGCGTGCTAGGGTTGATAGCTAGCTGGAGGCTTTTAGAGGGAGAGTCCAGGCCAGGAGTGAGAGGGAAGGAGGAGAAAGGAAGGAGGATGAGGGGAAGCACAAAGCAAAAGGTTCTTTCCTCCGTCTTATAATAAGTACTCCCTATGTTTCAACTTAAAATTTGTtttaatattttattatattcATAATTAatgtatattatatatatatatttaaatttATTATTATCtatttaaatatagacataaaactAAGCGTTAAAACAAATAGTATTGTAAGAGAGAGTATAGTATTCATATATATTTAAAAATAAACGCAGTTAGGCATAAAATAACCTAAATATATTTATATTTCTCATTTTGTGTAATAGATGTGTGTGTATAATTTTTGTCGCTATTATTTTTTTTACTAAATCGATACAAGCATCCAGATGAGTCTGGTGTTGGCTGTTGGCCTGTTGGGTATGCTCGCCATTGCCCTCGGTCCGGACGCAAACAACATCCTAGCTAGCACACACGGGGAACAGGGCTTTCTGTCTTTTCCTCTGGCCTTCTCTGCTCCCCTCTCCCTTTCTACCTCTACAAGTATCTCCTCCAGTTGACCTGAGGCATGCACTGGCCTCGAGAAATCCCTTGTACCTTATGTTTGTTACGGTTGTAATCTTATTCCATATCCTTCCAATAGATTACGATTATTTACACTGTTCATAGGGGTTTAAAAACTAGGATAATTAGATAGGCGCCATTATAACAACCGTGGAGACAAAAACTTCCATTACTATAGCCATGTTTGTTTactttcatgattatataatccaacttaTGGATTATATAAACACATATTGACCtacttatggattatcataatctaggtaTCTAGATCGTATAATCCACATAATAATATTTGTTGTTTGTTTACCTCTCAACTTAAttaagctagattatataatctagaaggTAAACAAATGTAGCCTATGTCATATTGGATCGGTGCCACTACGATTAGTTGTGCATATGAGATACATAAGATCCCCTTCACACACACGCCCCATATGAGATACATTAGTTGTGCATATTAGATTTCTTATTACTCTTGGTGATTGCCATCACCTAACCGACTTGGTGTTAGCTGGCTTGGTGCTTGTGGTGATACTTGAAAAGAATCTTGGTGATTATTAGAAATCACAAAGAGAAACTCTAGTGAAGTTATATGAGGTTTGGATAGTTTCTTAGTGTTCTATAATCTTCTAAGTGAAGTGGTAAACTTAGGATCTAGCTCAACATTGACGTAGGTTGCCGACAAGATACCAAAACTTAGGGAAAAAGTCATTGTGTCACTTGCCCttgttggtttgctctctaaacaCTTGACATTATATTTTATAACTTGTTCTTCTATTGTTGTGCCTTGTAGTAGCTAGAGCAGATTAGGGTGCATTTGGTTTAGCTGTGAGCTATGAAAAAACTGTTGTGATCGAGCTGCGTACTGTAAAAAAATGTTGTGAGAAAAAAGTTGAAAGTCACTTGGTTCAAAGCTTCAAACTGTTATGAGTTGTCCACTATAAACAAATTATATATTACTTATATGCATTTTGTTTAACTATATCACTTAATCAATACATctaattaaaaatcaatttcacaTTTAAAAAATCAATAAATCAATTTTACAATTTTATTTTTAATAATGCTTTATCAAAAtaatttttattttattattatataaCTTAATTATTTTTAATCTTATTTCAGTTTTTATTTGTCGTATATGTTTATGATATAACAAACTTGGATAAGTAGCAAAAGCAGGGTTTAGACTGCTTTTAAATTTATACTATAGAAATTATGTCTTTTCGAAGTCGGTGCAGAAAGTCTAAACCCCTTTGGTTCAACTTTTGACTTTTCAAAGCAGAAGCTGGTTCAAAAAGTCGAATCAAACGCACCCTTAGTCTTTTTGTTAGTAGCTTCAGGTCGTGCTCTCTAGTTACTTTTGTTGCTTGCTCTCTCGTCGGTAAATTAGCCTAGTTATTCTTGTAGTTACCTTATAGTTTAGTAGACCCTCTAGTTGCTTGTTTGGTTTGGTGCTTGATTCTTGTTCTTGCAACTACAAATGCACAGGAGGCTTACACTATTTTGCATAGGTTGAGCAAGTAGTGGTTCTTATGATCATGTCTTTTACTAACACCTTTGCCTAGTGTTTGTGAGATTGTATAAATTTTAGTTAGGCCATTCATCTGCCCATCTATCCACCCGTCAATCCTTTCACATGTTGATCTAGGGCTCCAACCCGATGTTCCTGACGACAACCTCTACTAGAGCCAAGAGTTGACTGTTAGAGTTAGAGATGGAGTAGCTGTCATGGTGCTAATCTGGGGTTTAGCTAGGTAAACCCTTTTTTCAGGCACTCAACACAAAGGCAATCTTTTGTTTCTAGCGAGCATGCATGGTTGAATGATATGTCATGATCATGTCTACTTTTGTAAATGTTATTCTACTCTAAAAACATTAATTATACGTAACTGTTAACTTTTTGTTCATTTGAAACAACCGTATATATTTATTTAACAACGTATACATTTTGTGTACGACCAAGTGAAGCTAGGCCTGCTAATGGCAAAAAATCTACCCACACCTGTCCGTACCTAAATCTAGTAACTTTGATATCTATCCCACACCCACCCAAAAATATAAGAATAAAGAAATTAAACACAACTCATCTAATAATATTATTGACCCCAAACCAACCCgtaattgggtggaaacccatAGAAACCCCGTGGGTTCAATTTATCGTCTTACATCAAGCCAACTGCATACACTGATACACGGTGACAATTTTATAGTTAGTTTCAATGACATACAAAAACATAGTCCACGACATACAAAAACAGTGACAATAATATTATACATTGATACAAAAACAAGTTTGGTCGATGAACATTTAGGTCTCGAGAAAAAAACATCTATTAAAGATCCTTAATGAACAATAATCTTTAATGAACAATAATCTTTTTGTCAACAAACATAAACTAGCAAGAGTGGAAAGAGTCTCTGATCAAGCTCGAAGCTAGAAACAGTAGAAGGGCATATCTAGGTAGCATCAGAAGCCCACCAAACGATGCATAAATCTCCCTAGAagtgaaaagaaaaaaaaaaacaTGTGTGAACGGTCCCCGGGGCGACAGTGTGTTCGCTTCGTACATAAGAGCGCGCGccaggtatagatggccaaacgggccggcccGACCCGTGTTGGGCATGGCTAGCGAATCATGCCGTGCCGGACGGACCCGCGTGCCGCGGTAGCGGCTACTACCAGAATTTGGCTCTTTACCGAGTACTaaatattttgccgagtgttttttcggtactcggcaaagaagctctttgccgagtgccacgtaaAAAACTCTCGATAAAAGAAAACACTcagcgaagaagctctttgccgagtgttttatttttgacactcggcaaagagtttctttgccgagtgttttatttttgacactcggtaaagagctcTTTGCTGAGTGCTTTTTTCAATACtacgcaaagacaatttaaaaatcatattttaaagcaataaattaattcaaatgaaaaagttttcaactaca
This genomic window contains:
- the LOC103649624 gene encoding protein indeterminate-domain 7; translated protein: MMLKDLAAIQQHHHQQQLAAAAADENMSNLTSASGDQASVSSHPVPPPAKKKRSLPGNPDPDAEVIALSPRTLMATNRYVCEVCGKGFQRDQNLQLHRRGHNLPWKLKQRNPKEVVRKKVYVCPEPGCVHHDPARALGDLTGIKKHFSRKHGEKKWKCDRCAKRYAVQSDWKAHSKVCGTREYRCDCGTLFSRRDSFITHRAFCDALAEESARAVTAAAAVAGQHHPGPAGMLFSQAAGGGDGGAGLHLPPGVLDPSQTLGGGHGMSLQELCLKREQQQQQQFAPSSWLTAQHHQQELELPGSAVFGLARPLDQQEYMGNSTTESTAGLSGFVGFSPSAAGGAAASAHMSATALLQKAAQMGATLSRPSNQGQMAGTHSSSTTNAGTGTANAAAAAASNVPGTGAAGALGFGSPHHFGAEERTTRPADRDAGNGSGNAAAVAAGGGNEGLTRDFLGLRAFSHGDILSMAGFDPCMSSASPAAYEQGHHHPSSKQWHV